DNA sequence from the Falco biarmicus isolate bFalBia1 chromosome 5, bFalBia1.pri, whole genome shotgun sequence genome:
attattGAACTAAATGACGCATGTTGTCAAAATACTTTCCCTTTCACACAAACCATGAAATATTTGGACACCTAGAAAAATAATGCACCTACTCCTCCAACTTCAGCCTGttcttttacaaatatttcaaaatactgataAATAATAGTAACTGCAAGCAGAATGCCAGTGCCGGACCCAATGGCCCCTAGAAAGTCAGCCAATACTGAAAGGGCACCAATGCACAAACCTCCAAACGCAGCTGCTGTAGGGATATACCTGgaccaaaggagaaaaaaaaagaaaaagaatttgtaaTAATGAATTTTCATTGAAGGATTCTAACAATACATCTACTACTAGAACAACCAACCCGACTATTCAGCAACAAATTCAGCATTGCAAATGCAACTCTGCCATTGCTCTTACTATCTTCCGTATCTGCACAAAGTagaagctaaaataaaacattcaccGATAAGAAAGGTGTGTGAATAACTGAACACTGGCAAAGCTCTTCAATTCATACTGTAATAGTTCTATATATATGTGCGATCTGACCGTCACAGAACTAAGAATAACTGTTTTGACTTAAGTACGTACAGGTAGGTCTACCTTTCAATACAGATCTGCAGGCTTTGCATACTGCACAAAATACCGCTTCTGTAGTGTCATCTTAGTTCAGTAACGGTGAAGTAAAAATCAAGGGATCTTCCTTTTGCAAACATGGAAGAGACTCAGCCCAAATTCCCTCATTATGCCACTCAAACAAAAGACACTACAGCTTAACCTCTTACTATGAACATGTTCTGCATTACCAGAAAAGGTGCCAGCTGAATGGGAAGAAACTTGACATTTGCAGTGGAAACAGGTCTCAGATTCTTCGAAGAATATCTGCTCTAGCTGACAACTCCCCAGCACTCTTAACCATCCAGCTGGAAGTCAGCATTTCCGTACCTGTTAAGCTCATGAACCATTGAAGTATCCCTGTGGCCTCTCATCACCATTTGCTGTTCTTTGAGCTGCTTGGCAACCTGCAAAAACCATAATTTTACGAAACTGCTGGGGTGTTTCAGTCACCTGATATTTTGTCAGAGTAATTAGGAACTGATTAGTTAGCAGCTAGTCAATTCTAAAGTAGAGGCAGCGTTTGaaaacatttatgtatttttatcagAACACCTACATCTTTCGCTGATGAGCCAGACACCTCAATCCAAGTCTTCGAGAAGAACGCACAGGATCCCAacataaatattatataaacTATTACATGGACAGGATCCTCAAATATTGCACCCATGGATTCTGGAGGGGACAAGTAGTAGCACAGGCCACCAACAGGGTAAGAGCGAGCAGGGCCACCGCCACTGACATCCTatgagaggggaagaaaaaggcagttaGTTACTTCTCACAGACCTCTTGCACTCCTGTCCTGTCTTTTAGAGGAATTCCTCTTCAACGTTTAAAACAGCTTCTATATACAAATGtttatcctggtttcagctgggatagagttaattttcttcttgggaGCTGGTGTAGTGCTGCGTTCTGGATTTGGTGTGGGAATAACGTTgatagcaacaactaaaaacttCAGTGCTGAGTAAcatttataccaagtcaagggcttttcagtccaaggagagggctggaggggcatgagaagttgggagggggcacagccacgtcagctgaccccagctagccagagggatattccataccataccatgtcatgcccagtatataaactggggggggctggctgggagccaCTGACTGATCGCTGCTCAGAGCCTGGCTGGGCACTCGTCAGCGGGTGGTGCGCAGCTGTACTGTGCGTCACTTTTtccacacaccaccaccccccccccccccccatcttttgggttttattcctctctccttttcattacaattattgttattgttgtgattatattttatttcaattattaaatcattcttatctcaacccatgggttttacctttttcccaatcctcctctccccctcctgctggtgggggagtgagtgaggagctgcatggtacttagctgctgcctggggttaaaccacaacactgttAAGAAGTAAGTATTCCAGCTTTCTGCTGGTTCATTACCAAGTTTCACAATGAagtaaatatatacaaataattttatgcAGTTAAAGTGGTAAAATACTTACTGCCCACTGTCCTAATAAGTTCACCAAAAAGTTGCCACTAAAACGAACAGACAGCATCTGGGAAATGACATAGAGGTTTGAAACTAAGGCAGACTGCAGAATGATGGGAATGTTGGAGGTATAGAAGAGCTTGATAGGATAGCTGCTGTACTGTCCTCGATATCGTGCAGACTTGATCGGTAAATCAACACGAAACCCCTATGGGAAAGAACACAGATGCACCAAGTTTGTTTCCAAGACAGAAGCTACTCCTAGGGTGCCTAAAAGCTATTCCTGACCACAAAGCTCTTGCTAGATAAAAAAGGAGCAAGACAGTAAATCCCAATGGCTTTCTGCTACAGTCTGGATCACAAATTTTAAGGACTTACAAATTTTACTGCTTGGTTGTATTACATTCTTTTTACATAAACATTATCTCTCATCTGCTACATTATATTCTTGTAAAATACCCCTTACAGAATAGGGATTGATAAAAGCCTTTAATGGCTTTAACTTAACTAGCCAGTTAACAGCAGGCTTTTGTGTAGTAATCCCAGCCTTCTGGTCTCCAGGGCTGGCTCCTATCGGAGTAGGCCCAAGAAAAGCCACATGAATTTGAAAACCAGGTAATTCATTTTTTTGCCTCTCACgcaacagcttaaaaaaaaaaaaaaattcatattttagccacacagattaaaaaaaaggaaacaaaaaaaatcaccacatgGACCCTCCTTTAGTGTACATTTTAGTaaatacttaaatttaaaaagaaagagtagCTGAGTATTTCACGACAATTAGGGGAAAATCCAATAAGCTATACATTAATGACATGGTTGTTTTCTAGAACATACACACCCCAAAGAAGCAAGGTTCTCTAACTCTGTCCAAAAGCATTCTTTTAATTCAACAATGAATATCAAGCACATTATCTGTGCACTGCAACGACTGCAGTTCCAGAATCCCCAGAATCCATTTTTAGTAAAAATACTCTCATAGTATGTATGGCAGTTAATGGAATGTGAGATTACATCACTGAGTACATCTGGCTGTAAAATTTAACAGCTGTACTGTCACAGAGGTATGTTACTgaaaacaacactgaaacaCAAAGCTCCTCACTCAAAGCTAAGATACTGCAGTTACTCTACTTtaactttcacattttttcccagtgaCTGCAGCGTCTAGGGTCCATGCACTTCTACCTACACAGCTGTGGAGAGGAACTTCTCATTTTACCTGAAAATATATGACTACAGCAAACACAAACACTGTAGCAATCAGATTCATGAGATTGGGCAAATTCTGCCGGTAAAAAGCTTCCCGCAAAGCCCGGACTTTGTCAGTTCGTGTAGCCAGAAGATGAAATAATGCAATCACAGCACCCTCAAACTCCGTTcctgcacaaagcaaaaaagtaaaagaaattttaatctggaaattaaaaacattttaaaaaaatatcttcctttcagaaattttaagaatgacacataaaaaaatcagacGCAATAGGACATAAATCCTGTTACAACAAATACATCACAATAGAGGATTCTGTTTTAGCTTTTATAGAATGTAGAATAATAGACCAAAACATTATTCctggttaaaaaacaaaataacctaACCAAGTCACACAAATGAAAGagtaatctttttctttcttttctgggaGTAGGAGGATGAttggaaggaagaaataataaacgaggagaaaaacagctttAGAAAAGCAGTAGTACCATTCAAAAGAACTACTAAAAAtcagatgaaaatgaaagcaaactaaaaaaatatgGCTCAGGATTTCAAACATATGCATTAAACTAGTTAACATCTTGATGCAAACAGCCTGTATCTTGGTATTTCTAGGGTCTCTGACAACCAGATGTTGTCAAAGGCTGGCTAAGAAACGAAGAGATGGTAGTCTCTGAAGACTCAAACCAGcttaaaaagtaatttggaGGCATCAACTGTAGAAGTATCCTATAGCCACAAACAACAGCTGGATCATAATCAGCTCCTCTGAAGATACAGAActtcttctctctttctgtggATTAAATGACGCCACAACAAGGACATTTCAGTTTGGAAATCTGAAAATCTTCATTCAAGGTGTTTCAAGCTCCATTTTAACTACTGCAATTCAACTCCGCAAAGCCAAACTTGTAGGTTATTAATCTTCACTtaaatcagaaaacattttcatcttaCATGTTACACAATTGACTTTAGAAGCTAGTCATTACacgttaaaatattttttaatagctattCAATAAACATCTGACAGTTTATGTATAGTATACATCCAATGAAACATGTTATAACTGCTTGTAACAGCACACGTACCTCTGCCAGTGTTGATGGTAGTGGGACTAAAGGCCTTCCAGACAATGGTCTCACAGATATTGGTAGCAATGAACAGGGAAATACCCGACCCCAAGCCATAACCTTTCTGTAGCAACTCATCTAACAGCAACACAATCAAACCAGCAACAAACAGctgtgggaaaagaaacaaaactgagcaGAAACAAGAATAAATCAAGTCAAGAATTACTAATTCATCATGTTGCAGCATGATCATTAGTTTTTCACCTAAATATCATTCATGCAGTACATTTGCCCTTTCATGTACAAACGCCTGCGCATCTCAGCTGGCAACGATCTCTGTGACTTTTCAACACAGATGCTAGCAAAAAGATTATTCAGTAAgcacttttttcaaaaaaagcgTTGAAGTTTGCGCATTTACTGCTTTGCTCTACAGGATAATGTCTCAAAGCTGCATCTGTGCTGTTTAGTGAGAAATCCACCATGGAACTGAACAGCAGCTACTGCTTTCAAAGTCTACTAATTC
Encoded proteins:
- the SEC61A2 gene encoding protein transport protein Sec61 subunit alpha isoform X3, whose translation is MFTVHGGEIQFREKVLWTAITLFIFLVCCQIPLFGIMSSDSADPFYWMRVILASNRGTLMELGISPIVTSGLIMQLLAGAKIIEVGDTPKDRALFNGAQKLFGMIITIGQAIVYVMTGMYGDPAEMGAGICLLIIIQLFVAGLIVLLLDELLQKGYGLGSGISLFIATNICETIVWKAFSPTTINTGRGTEFEGAVIALFHLLATRTDKVRALREAFYRQNLPNLMNLIATVFVFAVVIYFQGFRVDLPIKSARYRGQYSSYPIKLFYTSNIPIILQSALVSNLYVISQMLSVRFSGNFLVNLLGQWADVSGGGPARSYPVGGLCYYLSPPESMGAIFEDPVHVIVYIIFMLGSCAFFSKTWIEVSGSSAKDVAKQLKEQQMVMRGHRDTSMVHELNRYIPTAAAFGGLCIGALSVLADFLGAIGSGTGILLAVTIIYQYFEIFVKEQAEVGGVGALFF
- the SEC61A2 gene encoding protein transport protein Sec61 subunit alpha isoform X1 is translated as MGIKFLEVIKPFCAVLPEIQKPERKIQFREKVLWTAITLFIFLVCCQIPLFGIMSSDSADPFYWMRVILASNRGTLMELGISPIVTSGLIMQLLAGAKIIEVGDTPKDRALFNGAQKLFGMIITIGQAIVYVMTGMYGDPAEMGAGICLLIIIQLFVAGLIVLLLDELLQKGYGLGSGISLFIATNICETIVWKAFSPTTINTGRGTEFEGAVIALFHLLATRTDKVRALREAFYRQNLPNLMNLIATVFVFAVVIYFQGFRVDLPIKSARYRGQYSSYPIKLFYTSNIPIILQSALVSNLYVISQMLSVRFSGNFLVNLLGQWADVSGGGPARSYPVGGLCYYLSPPESMGAIFEDPVHVIVYIIFMLGSCAFFSKTWIEVSGSSAKDVAKQLKEQQMVMRGHRDTSMVHELNRYIPTAAAFGGTFLLAPGLNKQTFYRRLILISPVNWFCGGFAAWPGPGHFGLLPWAFHETAR
- the SEC61A2 gene encoding protein transport protein Sec61 subunit alpha isoform X2; its protein translation is MGIKFLEVIKPFCAVLPEIQKPERKIQFREKVLWTAITLFIFLVCCQIPLFGIMSSDSADPFYWMRVILASNRGTLMELGISPIVTSGLIMQLLAGAKIIEVGDTPKDRALFNGAQKLFGMIITIGQAIVYVMTGMYGDPAEMGAGICLLIIIQLFVAGLIVLLLDELLQKGYGLGSGISLFIATNICETIVWKAFSPTTINTGRGTEFEGAVIALFHLLATRTDKVRALREAFYRQNLPNLMNLIATVFVFAVVIYFQGFRVDLPIKSARYRGQYSSYPIKLFYTSNIPIILQSALVSNLYVISQMLSVRFSGNFLVNLLGQWADVSGGGPARSYPVGGLCYYLSPPESMGAIFEDPVHVIVYIIFMLGSCAFFSKTWIEVSGSSAKDVAKQLKEQQMVMRGHRDTSMVHELNRHLSLSSRVEQANILPETDTHLTCELVLWWICCMARPRAFRALALGLP